The window CTGGTTCGGTGATCAAAGAAACTTCAACGCGGCGATTAAGCGCTCTACCGGCTTCAGTAGAATTGTCAGCCATTGGCATGCTATCGCCAAGGCCACGCAAGTTGATGACTTCAGGCGGCACTCCAAGCTGATTTTGCAAGTACTCGACGACATTGCGGGCTCGAGCCTCGGACAAGGCGAGATTGTCGGCAAAGATATGTCGACTTCGTTCGACGATCGGCAGATTGTCGGAATGCCCGACTACGTCAACTCTGGCCAATTTCTGTGATTTAAGTTGCTCGGCGAGTTGTTCAAGCATCGCCAGATCAGACGCCTGTAGTGTCGCGTCGAATGAGGGGAAGCGCGGGGACAGACGAATCTCTTGTTTGCCCTCTTCTTCCGCAGCATGTTGAATTTGAGCCGCAACCTTTTCAGCTTCGGCTTGCTCAGCAGCCAGCTTAGCGGCAGCAACCTTATCAGCTTCGGCTTTCTCAGCAGCCAGTTTAGCAGCAGCAACCTTATCAGCTTCGGCTTTCTCAGCAGCCAGTTTAGCAGCAGCAACCTTGTCAGCTTTTGCTTTCTCAGCAGCCAGTTTAGCAGCAGCAACCTTGTCAGCTTCGGCTTGCTCAGCAGCCAGTTTAGCAGCAGCAACCTTGTCAGCTTCGGCTTGCTCAGCAGCCATTTTAGCAGCCGCAACCTTGTCAGCTTCGGCTTGCTCAGCAGCCAGTTTAGCAGCAGCAACCTTGTCAGCTTCGGCTTTCTCAGCCGCCAGTTTAGCAGCAGCAACCTTATCAGCTTCGGCTTGCTCAGCAGCCAGCTTAGCGGCAGCAACCTTGTCAGCTTCGGCTTTCTCAGCCGCCAGTTTAGCAGCCGCAACCTTGTCAGCTTCGGCTTGCTCAGCAGCCAGCTTAGCGGCAGCAACCTTGTCAGCTTCGGCTTGCTCTTCAGCCAGGTTAACAGCCGCAACCTTGTCAGCTTCGGCTTGCTCTGGTTCTGAATTATCAATGACAACAGCCTGTGCTTCGGCAATTAAAGTCGATTCTGGTTCATCCCAAGAGACAACGATGCCCTCTGGACGATTTTCAACTTTATATTCCGGTAATGTTGATTCACTTGCATCAAACACCACCCGAACCTTATTGGCGTGTGTTCCAAGGCGTATTTGATTGAAGCCATTAATGGCATAAAATGTGCGCTCATCAAAGGAAGGTTCCAGGTTGTAAATATCAACAACCAATCGCGGTGGATCTGTAAGGGTAAAATACTGAAACGTCTCAATTAAGCCATCAGATTCGATTACAACCCTACCGGGCGTCGTTTCAACTTGTTGTACGACAGAAGCTTTCTGCAAAGTCTCAGCAGCAAGTTTCTCAGCAGCAAGTTT of the Deltaproteobacteria bacterium IMCC39524 genome contains:
- a CDS encoding OmpA family protein; this translates as MKFSKWRIASLSVLCIFLAPFIVAEETLLAKVYRDYPGYIESPTCRKPEKAPDVVNQPAARNHSPEVAAAEESTAKRRAKKVYRDYPAYLETPTCINPRMAPSYIAQPDVKKDDAAEQLAAEQLAAEQLAAEQLAAEQLAAEQLAAEQLAAEQLAAEQLAAEQLAAEKLAAEKLAAEKLAAEKLAAEKLAAEKLAFEKLASENLAAEQLAAEQLAAEQLAAEQLAAEQLAAEQLAAEQLAAEQLAAEQLAAEQLAAEQLAAEQLAAEQLAAEKLAAEKLAAEKLAAEKLAAEKLAAEKLAAEKLAAEQLAAEQLAAEKLAAEKLAAEKLAAEKLAAEKLAAEKLAAEKLAAEKLAAETLQKASVVQQVETTPGRVVIESDGLIETFQYFTLTDPPRLVVDIYNLEPSFDERTFYAINGFNQIRLGTHANKVRVVFDASESTLPEYKVENRPEGIVVSWDEPESTLIAEAQAVVIDNSEPEQAEADKVAAVNLAEEQAEADKVAAAKLAAEQAEADKVAAAKLAAEKAEADKVAAAKLAAEQAEADKVAAAKLAAEKAEADKVAAAKLAAEQAEADKVAAAKMAAEQAEADKVAAAKLAAEQAEADKVAAAKLAAEKAKADKVAAAKLAAEKAEADKVAAAKLAAEKAEADKVAAAKLAAEQAEAEKVAAQIQHAAEEEGKQEIRLSPRFPSFDATLQASDLAMLEQLAEQLKSQKLARVDVVGHSDNLPIVERSRHIFADNLALSEARARNVVEYLQNQLGVPPEVINLRGLGDSMPMADNSTEAGRALNRRVEVSLITEPVNTTNQQELAKDTDAVQRNEITGLSPAERDIVATN